The nucleotide window CATGATCGGCCAGCGCGGCACCAGCCTCTCCGGCGGCCAGAAACAGCGGGCCTCCCTGGCCCGGGCCATCGTGGAAAGGATCGCCCTGGGGCATCCCAAGATACTGATCCTGGACGACATCACTTCGGCCCTGGACGCCACCACCGAAGCCCTGGTCTGGCAGGAGCTGAATGAGAAGCTCCCCGGAGTCACCTGCTTCATCATCTCCCATCGGACCTCCACCATCGAACGGGCCGACCAGATACTGGTGCTGAAGGACGGAAAGATCGTGGAACAGGGCAGCCACCGGGAACTAATGGCCAGGGACGGGTATTATGTGACGTTAAGGGAGAAAGAAAAGCTCGAAGAGAATGGCAATGGCAGCGCCCCAATTCTCTCCGCCAATTGAACAACAGTGGCATCAGGGTACTAACCGGCAAAACAAAACGGCGCAGTTAAACTGCGCCGTTTGTTAAATGAAAATCCCGAAAACATTATTTAACCAAAACCATCTTCCCGGCCGCAAACGGTTTTCCATTAGTTTGAAAACGGAACATATAGACTCCATTGGGAAGCGCCTCTCCCCTTTCGTTCCTGCCGTTCCAGTTAACGGCGTGTTCCCCGGCATTCAGTTTTTTCGTCCAACTATAGACCCTCCGGCCGCTCACATCATAGATGACAAATTCTGCGGCAGCCCCGGCGGAAAGAGAGAAGCTGATGTTGGTTGAACTGGAGAACGGATTGGGCCGGCTGGGATATACTTTGATGCCCCTGGTCAGTTCCCTGTTGTCCGCTCCGCCCTCCACCCCCAGCGCCGGAAAGAAGGCCCGGCGGATCAGGGTGCTGTCCAGCACGAAGGGATTGACCTTGTTCTGCTGGTAGGCAGCTATTTTCTTGGTGCGGGTTATTTCCCGGGCATCGGCCGGGTCGCTGACATGCCAGGCATACAGTCCGTCCCTCTGGCCGGTCCACCAGGCCAGATTGGTGTCACCCAGCTGCCACATGGTCAGTACGTAGTACATGGCCCGGGCGGTATTGCCCTTTTGAGCCTCGCGCGGTTCGAATCTGACGCTGGTCAGCAGTTCGGCATACTGCTCTATGTTCGAAGTGGGAACAGTGGTGGTGATCACATTGTTGCGGTACCATTTGTTGGTCTGATTGTCCGTGATGTCGCCGAAAGGCAGCGTCCCCCGGTCGCCGTTGACCTGGACCTCGGTGGGAAACAGGTGGTGCAGGTCGGCCTCGGCGGTGCCCGAGGCCAGCATGCTCTGAGGCCAGGTATGCTCGCAGTTTATATCCAGGCTGTAGGCCCAGGTGCTGGGATCCTGACCCGGCTGCATGTAAATTTTGTAACCGCTGTAAACGCATTCCAGGCTATCGTTCAGCTTGTCGATCACCCCATACATGGTATCGCGGCCGGCGTCGTAACCCAGGTTGGTGGTAGATTTATAAGAAGCCACCAGCGAGTTTATCAGCGTGATCCCTGTCTGCCCGGCAAATATCGTGGAAT belongs to candidate division TA06 bacterium and includes:
- a CDS encoding endonuclease — translated: MKKQYFTIILSLTAVSIVWAGTVPPDSTIFAGQTGITLINSLVASYKSTTNLGYDAGRDTMYGVIDKLNDSLECVYSGYKIYMQPGQDPSTWAYSLDINCEHTWPQSMLASGTAEADLHHLFPTEVQVNGDRGTLPFGDITDNQTNKWYRNNVITTTVPTSNIEQYAELLTSVRFEPREAQKGNTARAMYYVLTMWQLGDTNLAWWTGQRDGLYAWHVSDPADAREITRTKKIAAYQQNKVNPFVLDSTLIRRAFFPALGVEGGADNRELTRGIKVYPSRPNPFSSSTNISFSLSAGAAAEFVIYDVSGRRVYSWTKKLNAGEHAVNWNGRNERGEALPNGVYMFRFQTNGKPFAAGKMVLVK